The following DNA comes from Mucilaginibacter jinjuensis.
CCTGATAGCCTGATTGTCTGTTAATGCGTATTTGGCGTTAATGCTCGGTAGGTGATCAACATAGTTAATTGTTGCACTTTTACCTGGCAGGTTTACCGGCAAATTAGAGTAATAAGCCTGGCTGGTATTTTCGCCGCGTAAACCAAAGAGAACATCTAAGCGGTCACTGATAAAATATTGCAGCATGCCATAATAACCCTGAACATTTTCGGTAAACGTATACACGCCCGGGTCGCTGGCTGATGAGCCCAGCGCATTAGCTGGGTTTTGGCTGAACGAGAAGGTAGCATCCGGGATGCTGGTATAAACTTCGGCATTGTTTGTACCCGGAATAAAGGTATTTGGCAGGCTATAACTATCTACAAAGTTATCACGTGTTTTATGCCTGAACATGCCACCCGCAGAGAATAAAGCTCTGCGACCGAAAATTTTGGTATCGTAATGCAGGTTTAAATAACCAGATACGTCTTTATCTGTATTATGCGTCCATATACGCGATTCATTACCCACAGTTACCGGGCCGTTTATTACATCTGGCGTAACAAATACCGAATTATTGGGGTTATTCGGGTCGGGCTGGTTTTTGCCGTTTGCCAGATCCGGGCTTGTTTGGTAGGTAGTTTTAAATTGCGCTATATCTGGTTGTTTGTGGCTGGCTTCTGAGTTTGCCAGGATCCAGTCTAACGAAAAGCCTTTGGTTATTTTGTGTTTGCCTTTAAGGGTAACATTGTAAATGCTTTGCAGATCTGTGCGGGTCTCGGTTAAATTATCCATTGAATTTGTTGCGATAAACCCCTGGTATGAATACCCGCTGTAAGTAGACGTTTGCGTTTGGCGTACCCGGTATTCATTCAGCTGCAAATAAGTACCAAATAAGGTGATGCTGTTTTTATCATTAAATTTATAATCAACAGAGGCGATAGTACCCAGCCTGCTCAATTGCGATGAATATTGACGGTTGTATGAACTTTGAAAAGCAGTCTCCGAGTTTGGTGTATTGATATTTGGAGATGGGCCTACGGTGTTTTCCTGGACCACGGTAAAACTGTTATCACCCTGGTAAGAGTTTTGGTAGGTACCAGAGAAAATAACGCCCAGTTTATTATGTAAAAAGCGATCGCCCACGGTTAAGCTAACATTGGCATTTGGTGGCGCGTTGCCGGTTTTAGTAAGCAGGTTTTGGTATGGGAATTGACCGATAGAAGCCGGAGCACCCGGATTAATTTCGCCAGGCGCTTTGCTGTTTACAGTGCTACCATTAAAGCTGGCATAGCTGCGGTTAAAAAATATCTGGCTGTAGCCTGTCCCTACGTTACCTTCTACACGTAAATGATCCGGCGCCGATTTCATAACCAGGTTAACCACACCGCCCGAAGCATCACCCTCCATATCGGGAGTAAGCGTTTTAGATACCTCGATCCTTTCAACCAGATCAGCCGGGATAATATCTAATGGTATATAACGGTTTTTATCATCAGGGCTTGGTATTTTAACACCGTTTATCAGCGTGGTATTGTATTGTTTGTCCATCCCGCGGATAATCACGTGCTGGGCATCGCCGGTATTGCTCCTGTCGATAGTTATGCCAGAAACCCTGCTTAGCACATTAGAAACCAGCACATCAGGCGATACCGCAATGGTATTGGCCGAAACCACGTTCATGGTATTAGTAGCCCGTTTCTCATCGTTTCTGGATGCGTGGTCACTTTCCCTGCTGGCGTGTTCTGTAATTGCCACCTCGTTAAGCGCCGTAGCGTTATCGGCCATGGCTATATTAAGTACAACTGCATTGGCATCTTTTACCTCTACCTGGTATTCTTTAGTGGTTTTATAACCTACAAATTCAACACGCAAACGATAAGTGCCTAACGGAACATTTTTAAATAAATAAGCACCATCTAACTTAACTACAGTACTTAGTTTAGTATTGGCGTTATCAATGATGATGGTTGCACCTATTAAAGTTTCGCCGGTTTTAGCATCGGTTACTTTACCTTTAACAGATTGTGAAAAAGCGTTAGAAATTGTTAAAACAAGAACAATGGTTAAGCAAAATAATAATAGTCTTTTTGTAGGGGTTGGCGACATAGCTCGTTGTAATTTTTTGCAATGCTATCAATAAATAGCAATTGATTATCAGTGAATTAATTTGATAAGCGTTTCGTATCTTCTTTTTAATATTGGCTACAGATTTGCTTTAGAATCTCCAAAATGCCTCCAAAATGTCTACAGAATTGGCAGAAAAAGCGGCAAAAACGGGTACTCGCTTCTTAATTTTAAAAAGCAATTCTGCATACTTGGCAGCACTATGAAATAAGCACATATTGACCGGATTTTGGTAGATTATGACGGCAGGATCTTACCTGAGATTCACCGTCGCTGTTTTTCCGAAAATGACTTTGGCTGAGGGATCTTGTGGCTTAGTATCCCATAAACACTCTCTTACCGTTAGCACTTTGGTTGCCGGATCGAGGGAAATAAGTTGGTATGAGAGCAGTGTTTCATCTTTAGCCGAAAACTTACCTTTCATGGGCGAGTCAACCCGGAACACTTTTAGTGCAACATCGTGATCGGGGCCATCGTAAGTGTAATATTCATTGAAATTACTGTTGCCATGAAAGTAGGCTTTAATGTTTGGGTGCTGTTTTAAAAAGGCTACCCACCCGCGCTGCTCAATATCCGTAGATGTTGGCGTTTTGTAAGGCGTGTTACCTTCTTTATAATGTTCGGCCACCAGGTTTTCGAATTGTTTGCCCGGTACAATTTGATACGGCGCTACAGGATTTGTAAAATGTACAGACTCGCAGGTAGGCTGATCATGTGTAAATAAAATCACCGGTGTTTTTTGCGGTACGGTGTCAAGATCTTTCTTCATCCAGATTCGTTCTGCCGAATCTGGCCATAACGTAATAAACATAAAGTGCACGCCACCTATATTTCTGGAGTAATTTATTTTTTCGGTGTTATAATCGTACGTTTCATTAATGAGGGGCACGGCAGGCTTCAACATTAAATTATAAATGCCAACCATGGTACTTGGGTCGGTCAATGGTTTCATCGGCTTATAGTAGCCAACAGCGTTTGAGATGTCATGGTTACCCGGAATCAGCAGCACCTGGGTCGGCTTTCCATTATGGCCTTTGAGTTTAACGTTATTAAAGTAATCTGTACGGAACTGTGCCCAAGACGCAGCAGCGCTTTGATATGGGATTTCCATCCGATTGGCGATGTCGCCGGTTTGGATCAGGTAGTCGATCGCTTGTATCTGCGTACCTGCACCAACACCGCCATCTGCCGGGAACATCAATTTGGGCATGGTATTCATCTCCCCTATCATCGCCGCATTAACTATATGGCCGGCCACATTGGTATCTCCTCTGAAAGACTTTCTGAAAATACCGTAATGGGCATCTGAAGTAAACAGGATATTGATGGGCTGGGGCGAGCCGCTATGTATAGCAAAAGCCTGGGGCACCATAAAACAAAAGCTGGTCAGCAGAATTAACCAGCTTGCTAAATTTTTGCCCGAAGTAGTACTGCGTGGCAATTTAACAGAATAGTAGAGTTTCATTTATTGATTTTTGGCCAATGAACGCCGTCAAATCTGTAAACAAACTGAATATTCGCATGGGTAACAATTTGATCACATCATGATTAAATGATCTTAACATTGAGCAGGTTTCAATGGTATTAGTTAGTACAGAATATCTTATTGGCTAACCCGTATGAAAACTATTAAAAACTGAATTTTAGCACAGACATAAAATTCCCAAATTATTACAGAATCTTA
Coding sequences within:
- a CDS encoding TonB-dependent receptor — protein: MSPTPTKRLLLFCLTIVLVLTISNAFSQSVKGKVTDAKTGETLIGATIIIDNANTKLSTVVKLDGAYLFKNVPLGTYRLRVEFVGYKTTKEYQVEVKDANAVVLNIAMADNATALNEVAITEHASRESDHASRNDEKRATNTMNVVSANTIAVSPDVLVSNVLSRVSGITIDRSNTGDAQHVIIRGMDKQYNTTLINGVKIPSPDDKNRYIPLDIIPADLVERIEVSKTLTPDMEGDASGGVVNLVMKSAPDHLRVEGNVGTGYSQIFFNRSYASFNGSTVNSKAPGEINPGAPASIGQFPYQNLLTKTGNAPPNANVSLTVGDRFLHNKLGVIFSGTYQNSYQGDNSFTVVQENTVGPSPNINTPNSETAFQSSYNRQYSSQLSRLGTIASVDYKFNDKNSITLFGTYLQLNEYRVRQTQTSTYSGYSYQGFIATNSMDNLTETRTDLQSIYNVTLKGKHKITKGFSLDWILANSEASHKQPDIAQFKTTYQTSPDLANGKNQPDPNNPNNSVFVTPDVINGPVTVGNESRIWTHNTDKDVSGYLNLHYDTKIFGRRALFSAGGMFRHKTRDNFVDSYSLPNTFIPGTNNAEVYTSIPDATFSFSQNPANALGSSASDPGVYTFTENVQGYYGMLQYFISDRLDVLFGLRGENTSQAYYSNLPVNLPGKSATINYVDHLPSINAKYALTDNQAIRASYFMSILRPAFADFIPYPQVSPDDPNPSQGNPYLQHTVIDNYDLRYEFFPGVFDEFMAGGFYKHLTNPIERMLVAGQSGATLFNTPVNLGNAQNYGFEFVAKKFFGNVGVSANYTYTKSQITTPKSIDVVNVGVTTRDQTRPLQGQAANIGNVSLLYKDQKHGIDAQLAVSYTGERIALVSKYYGLDTWEKPETFLDFSAQKQIGKHFIVFAKANNILNTPYQLFIKQDNHNDYSGLLKYAHQESPNYTTVQYDEYYARYNLGMRFKF
- a CDS encoding metallophosphoesterase family protein, with product MKLYYSVKLPRSTTSGKNLASWLILLTSFCFMVPQAFAIHSGSPQPINILFTSDAHYGIFRKSFRGDTNVAGHIVNAAMIGEMNTMPKLMFPADGGVGAGTQIQAIDYLIQTGDIANRMEIPYQSAAASWAQFRTDYFNNVKLKGHNGKPTQVLLIPGNHDISNAVGYYKPMKPLTDPSTMVGIYNLMLKPAVPLINETYDYNTEKINYSRNIGGVHFMFITLWPDSAERIWMKKDLDTVPQKTPVILFTHDQPTCESVHFTNPVAPYQIVPGKQFENLVAEHYKEGNTPYKTPTSTDIEQRGWVAFLKQHPNIKAYFHGNSNFNEYYTYDGPDHDVALKVFRVDSPMKGKFSAKDETLLSYQLISLDPATKVLTVRECLWDTKPQDPSAKVIFGKTATVNLR